The following are encoded in a window of Nomia melanderi isolate GNS246 chromosome 6, iyNomMela1, whole genome shotgun sequence genomic DNA:
- the LOC116428015 gene encoding uncharacterized protein LOC116428015 has translation MHRVHANRRCTTALAFWENRPLTLEVADQSSACHRVDNMHERSRDQVAKLADQDDGLDYALEMCRWLLKPLGIWSLIYSHANRKEKALSILLLIAGFSSMVYIMVPLVCRLVLDDITGKIKMQLLGTATNCSLSVIKYLCLVLRRKTFARCMRHMENDWRIVKDRHHRAIMLKQATFSRSLVMLCIVFIYSSCISFHVMMPWSRRRVVGNVTLKPLVYPSYDRFFDVQASPVYELIYLAQCFAGFVRHTVTTATFSLVVVFVTHVCGQMQIQISRLEEFNCQIGKDTGYDPLGDIIRGHAEILRFAKKMGDGLSEIILIEIIGGTLIMCLAEYLFLREWIDNNAIGITTYIVYLISFIFTALIFCYIGEILTEQCSQIGLVCYEVSWYNLPPKRACNFILVNAISLYPPTLAGGKVTVLSLNTFSVVSSCLILLNVTHHTCSGRYTCLKFTDLEIVCSLLEHTADSDCVLTRHSSVTLLLGLQYANVKVKVYKKGLRETCSGANSATLCDQFHLVPLGQQSLPSSLHANTMRTVDVRGRDTDRPRNPYYEQDIILVLKHPRWILRSIGIWPSFLENDSRIFPILLIGLCNLIMFFSVVPFYLYITIEEEDITMKLKLIGLLSFCVVSLMKYWTLAACKPRLKDCLESLENDWKEVEHQEDRQLMLKYGNAGRSVILLCLVFMYSGGFMYHTIVQFAAGSYVDEQNRTIKPLSYPVYSALYNPQRSPVYEIVFATHVVCGYLIYSVALGVCGLATTFASHVCGQIDVMMLRLEHLVELENKTELDQRLIQIVEHHIRTLRFSATVETLLQEVCLMEFIGSTFLICLLEYYILMDWGTNTLTFVTYFTLLVSLLFNVFILCYVGDLLIEKTSNVGLSCFMMDWYKFPTDTIRAIILIITMSSSPAKISAGQIAVLDLSTFGNVVKTSLAYLSLLRTVV, from the exons ATGCACCGAGTGCACGCGAATCGACGATGCACAACCGCGCTTGCGTTCTGGGAAAATCGTCCCTTAACGCTGGAAGTCGCCGATCAGTCGTCAGCGTGCCACCGAGTGGACAACATGCACGAGCGATCGCGCGACCAGGTCGCAAAGCTCGCCGATCAGGATGACGGCCTAGATTACGCTCTGGAGATGTGTCGCTGGCTGCTGAAACCGCTCGGAATCTGGTCGCTGATATACAGCCACGCGAACAGGAAGGAGAAAGCGCTCTCGATCCTGTTGCTGATCGCCGGCTTCTCCAGCATGGTGTACATCATGGTGCCCCTCGTCTGCCGCCTGGTCCTCGACGACATAACCGGAAAGATCAAGATGCAGCTGCTGGGCACGGCGACCAACTGCTCGCTGTCCGTGATCAAGTACCTCTGCCTGGTCCTCAGGAGAAAGACTTTCGCGCGTTGCATGCGGCACATGGAGAACGACTGGAGGATCGTGAAGGACCGGCATCACAGGGCCATCATGCTGAAGCAGGCGACTTTCAGCCGGAGTCTCGTCATGCTGTGCATCGTTTTCATTTATTCCAGCTGCATATCGTTCCACGTGATGATGCCGTGGTCCAGGCGACGGGTGGTAGGGAACGTCACCCTGAAACCGCTCGTGTACCCGAGTTACGACCGATTCTTCGACGTGCAGGCCAGTCCGGTCTACGAGCTCATCTATCTCGCTCAGTGTTTCGCGGGGTTCGTCAGGCACACCGTGACCACGGCGACTTTTAGCTTGGTCGTGGTCTTCGTGACGCACGTCTGCGGACAGATGCAGATACAGATATCGCGGCTGGAGGAATTTAATTGCCAGATCGGGAAGGACACCGGTTACGACCCTCTGGGTGATATTATTCGGGGTCACGCGGAGATATTAAG gTTTGCCAAGAAAATGGGGGATGGCCTGAGCGAGATTATTCTGATAGAGATCATTGGCGGCACGCTCATCATGTGCCTAGCTGAATACTTGTTCCTGAGG GAATGGATTGATAACAATGCTATAGGAATTACCACCTATATTGTTTATttgatttcctttattttcaccGCGTTGATCTTTTGTTATATAGGCGAAATCCTCACTGAACAG TGTTCGCAGATCGGTCTCGTTTGCTACGAAGTCAGCTGGTACAACTTACCACCGAAGAGGGCATGCAATTTTATACTAGTCAACGCCATATCGCTCTACCCGCCCACACTCGCTGGCGGTAAAGTAACCGTACTATCTTTGAACACGTTCAGCGTCGTAAGTAGTTGCCTAATTCTTCTGAACGTGACGCACCATACTTGCAGTGGGCGATACACGTGTTTGAAATTTACAGATCTTGAAATCGTCTGTAGTTTACTTGAACATACTGCGGACAGTGACTGCGTATTAACACGTCATTCATCCGTCACGTTGCTACT GGGCCTGCAGTATGCTAACGTGAAAGTAAAGGTT TATAAAAAAGGGTTGCGCGAGACATGCAGCGGCGCAAACTCAGCGACCCTGTGCGATCAATTCCACCTGGTTCCTCTCGGTCAACAGTCGCTTCCAAGCTCCCTGCACGCGAACACGATGCGCACCGTCGACGTCCGTGGTCGGGACACAGACAGACCGCGGAATCCGTACTACGAGCAAGACATCATTCTCGTGTTGAAACATCCCAGATGGATCCTGAGATCCATCGGTATCTGGCCGAGCTTCTTGGAGAACGACAGCCGGATATTCCCGATACTTCTGATCGGGCTCTGCAATCTGATAATGTTTTTCTCGGTGGTGCCGTTCTATCTGTACATTACGATCGAGGAGGAGGACATCACGATGAAGCTGAAGCTCATCGGCCTGCTAAGCTTCTGCGTGGTGTCGCTGATGAAGTACTGGACACTCGCGGCGTGCAAGCCGAGGCTGAAGGACTGCCTGGAGAGCTTGGAGAATGATTGGAAAGAG GTGGAGCACCAGGAGGACCGCCAGCTGATGCTGAAGTACGGCAACGCCGGCCGAAGTGTGATCCTGCTTTGCCTGGTGTTCATGTACTCGGGCGGCTTCATGTACCACACCATAGTGCAATTCGCGGCCGGTTCCTACGTCGACGAACAGAACCGCACGATCAAGCCGCTCAGTTATCCCGTGTACAGCGCGCTGTACAACCCGCAGAGGAGTCCCGTGTACGAAATCGTGTTCGCcacgcacgtcgtttgcggctACCTGATCTATTCCGTGGCGCTAGGCGTCTGCGGATTGGCCACGACGTTCGCCTCGCACGTCTGCGGCCAGATCGACGTGATGATGCTCAGATTGGAGCACCTCGTCGAACTCGAGAACAAGACGGAACTCGATCAACGACTGATACAGATCGTCGAGCATCATATACGAACGTTAAG ATTCTCGGCAACGGTAGAGACACTTCTGCAAGAAGTATGCCTCATGGAATTCATTGGTTCCACTTTTTTGATATGTCTCctcgaatattatattctaatg GATTGGGGCACCAACACCTTGACTTTTGTTACATATTTTACGCTACTGGTGTCTTTGTTGTTCAATGTATTTATTCTGTGCTACGTTGGCGACCTTCTGATAGAGAAG ACCAGTAACGTTGGACTATCGTGTTTTATGATGGATTGGTACAAGTTCCCCACTGACACGATACGCGCCATAATCCTGATCATTACTATGTCAAGTAGTCCAGCGAAAATCTCCGCCGGTCAGATAGCTGTTTTAGACTTGTCCACATTTGGCAAC GTCGTCAAGACGTCACTCGCTTATCTAAGCTTACTCCGGACAGTTGTGTAA
- the LOC116427976 gene encoding odorant receptor 13a-like isoform X3: MLPAGFQPYPVQSATCTGVVTMHDRSRTLSKFCIRNRDHEDDVNYTLEMCRWLLKPLGVWTLIYRRSSGPQKALSVLLLLSCVSCLLFIMLPSANNIFFGEQDIDTKVKLLGPVSFCVFSMIKYGYLSAKGEILGRCVQHVERDWRTVERQDHRTIMLKQAAISRHLITICVVFLYTGGMSYHTVMQFLSKETRQRNVTVRPLTYPCFNFLDAQSSPTYEIVFFFHCAAAMVMQTITTAAYSLAATFVTHICGQIQIQIVRLQNLIDEGQDKDAFHQQMATIVSNHVEILRFSKDVEKALREVCLIEIVESTLIICLLEYYCLTEWQKSDAVAILTYFMLLTSFTFNVLIYCYVGEILSEQCSRVGPASYNVYWYNLPAKKAYNLILLNAVSLYPPKLTAGKIIQLSFTTFSAVVKTSVMYLNLLRTVTT; this comes from the exons ATGCTGCCCGCCGGCTTCCAACCGTATCCCGTCCAGTCGGCGACGTGCACCGGCGTGGTTACCATGCACGATCGATCACGGACTCTGTCGAAGTTCTGCATCCGCAACCGCGACCACGAGGACGACGTCAACTACACGCTGGAGATGTGTCGGTGGCTGTTGAAGCCGCTCGGCGTGTGGACCCTGATCTACCGTCGCTCCAGCGGACCGCAGAAAGCGCTGTccgtgctgctgctgctgtccTGCGTCTCCTGTCTGCTGTTCATCATGCTGCCCTCGGCGAACAACATCTTCTTCGGGGAGCAGGACATAGACACCAAAGTGAAGCTGCTGGGGCCGGTCAGCTTCTGCGTGTTCTCGATGATCAAGTACGGCTACCTGAGCGCGAAAGGCGAAATCCTGGGTCGCTGCGTCCAGCACGTGGAGAGGGATTGGAGGACGGTGGAGCGGCAGGACCACCGGACCATCATGCTGAAGCAAGCCGCCATCAGCAGACACCTGATCACCATATGCGTGGTTTTCCTGTACACCGGTGGCATGTCCTATCACACGGTGATGCAGTTCCTGTCGAAGGAGACGCGACAGCGGAACGTCACCGTCAGGCCTCTCACCTATCCCTGCTTCAACTTCCTCGACGCACAGTCCAGCCCCACCTACGAGATCGTGTTCTTCTTTCACTGCGCCGCGGCGATGGTCATGCAGACCATCACCACCGCAGCGTACAGTCTGGCCGCCACCTTCGTCACCCACATCTGCGGACAGATTCAGATACAAATCGTGCGGCTGCAGAACTTGATCGACGAGGGTCAGGACAAGGACGCTTTCCACCAGCAGATGGCTACCATTGTGAGCAACCACGTGGAGATACTGAG GTTCTCGAAAGACGTGGAAAAGGCGTTACGCGAAGTGTGCTTAATAGAAATCGTGGAGTCAACTTTGATTATTTGTCTCCTCGAATACTATTGCTTGACG GAATGGCAGAAGAGCGACGCCGTCGCGATACTCACGTATTTCATGCTGCTGACGTCCTTCAccttcaacgtattaatatacTGTTACGTAGGTGAAATTCTATCTGAACAG TGCAGTAGAGTGGGCCCAGCATCTTACAATGTGTACTGGTACAATTTACCAGCGAAGAAGGCCTACAATCTGATCCTGTTGAACGCTGTGTCCCTTTACCCGCCCAAGCTGACGGCTGGAAAAATAATCCAGTTGTCTTTTACCACGTTCAGTGCT GTGGTAAAGACGTCGGTTATGTACTTGAATCTGCTTCGGACAGTTACTACATG A
- the LOC116427976 gene encoding odorant receptor 13a-like isoform X2, translating into MLPAGFQPYPVQSATCTGVVTMHDRSRTLSKFCIRNRDHEDDVNYTLEMCRWLLKPLGVWTLIYRRSSGPQKALSVLLLLSCVSCLLFIMLPSANNIFFGEQDIDTKVKLLGPVSFCVFSMIKYGYLSAKGEILGRCVQHVERDWRTVERQDHRTIMLKQAAISRHLITICVVFLYTGGMSYHTVMQFLSKETRQRNVTVRPLTYPCFNFLDAQSSPTYEIVFFFHCAAAMVMQTITTAAYSLAATFVTHICGQIQIQIVRLQNLIDEGQDKDAFHQQMATIVSNHVEILRFSKDVEKALREVCLIEIVESTLIICLLEYYCLTEWQKSDAVAILTYFMLLTSFTFNVLIYCYVGEILSEQCSRVGPASYNVYWYNLPAKKAYNLILLNAVSLYPPKLTAGKIIQLSFTTFSAVVKTSVMYLNLLRTVTTW; encoded by the exons ATGCTGCCCGCCGGCTTCCAACCGTATCCCGTCCAGTCGGCGACGTGCACCGGCGTGGTTACCATGCACGATCGATCACGGACTCTGTCGAAGTTCTGCATCCGCAACCGCGACCACGAGGACGACGTCAACTACACGCTGGAGATGTGTCGGTGGCTGTTGAAGCCGCTCGGCGTGTGGACCCTGATCTACCGTCGCTCCAGCGGACCGCAGAAAGCGCTGTccgtgctgctgctgctgtccTGCGTCTCCTGTCTGCTGTTCATCATGCTGCCCTCGGCGAACAACATCTTCTTCGGGGAGCAGGACATAGACACCAAAGTGAAGCTGCTGGGGCCGGTCAGCTTCTGCGTGTTCTCGATGATCAAGTACGGCTACCTGAGCGCGAAAGGCGAAATCCTGGGTCGCTGCGTCCAGCACGTGGAGAGGGATTGGAGGACGGTGGAGCGGCAGGACCACCGGACCATCATGCTGAAGCAAGCCGCCATCAGCAGACACCTGATCACCATATGCGTGGTTTTCCTGTACACCGGTGGCATGTCCTATCACACGGTGATGCAGTTCCTGTCGAAGGAGACGCGACAGCGGAACGTCACCGTCAGGCCTCTCACCTATCCCTGCTTCAACTTCCTCGACGCACAGTCCAGCCCCACCTACGAGATCGTGTTCTTCTTTCACTGCGCCGCGGCGATGGTCATGCAGACCATCACCACCGCAGCGTACAGTCTGGCCGCCACCTTCGTCACCCACATCTGCGGACAGATTCAGATACAAATCGTGCGGCTGCAGAACTTGATCGACGAGGGTCAGGACAAGGACGCTTTCCACCAGCAGATGGCTACCATTGTGAGCAACCACGTGGAGATACTGAG GTTCTCGAAAGACGTGGAAAAGGCGTTACGCGAAGTGTGCTTAATAGAAATCGTGGAGTCAACTTTGATTATTTGTCTCCTCGAATACTATTGCTTGACG GAATGGCAGAAGAGCGACGCCGTCGCGATACTCACGTATTTCATGCTGCTGACGTCCTTCAccttcaacgtattaatatacTGTTACGTAGGTGAAATTCTATCTGAACAG TGCAGTAGAGTGGGCCCAGCATCTTACAATGTGTACTGGTACAATTTACCAGCGAAGAAGGCCTACAATCTGATCCTGTTGAACGCTGTGTCCCTTTACCCGCCCAAGCTGACGGCTGGAAAAATAATCCAGTTGTCTTTTACCACGTTCAGTGCT GTGGTAAAGACGTCGGTTATGTACTTGAATCTGCTTCGGACAGTTACTACATGGTGA
- the LOC116427976 gene encoding uncharacterized protein LOC116427976 isoform X1, translating to MLPAGFQPYPVQSATCTGVVTMHDRSRTLSKFCIRNRDHEDDVNYTLEMCRWLLKPLGVWTLIYRRSSGPQKALSVLLLLSCVSCLLFIMLPSANNIFFGEQDIDTKVKLLGPVSFCVFSMIKYGYLSAKGEILGRCVQHVERDWRTVERQDHRTIMLKQAAISRHLITICVVFLYTGGMSYHTVMQFLSKETRQRNVTVRPLTYPCFNFLDAQSSPTYEIVFFFHCAAAMVMQTITTAAYSLAATFVTHICGQIQIQIVRLQNLIDEGQDKDAFHQQMATIVSNHVEILRFSKDVEKALREVCLIEIVESTLIICLLEYYCLTEWQKSDAVAILTYFMLLTSFTFNVLIYCYVGEILSEQCSRVGPASYNVYWYNLPAKKAYNLILLNAVSLYPPKLTAGKIIQLSFTTFSAVSNSLLQGTVPLYMGDHLF from the exons ATGCTGCCCGCCGGCTTCCAACCGTATCCCGTCCAGTCGGCGACGTGCACCGGCGTGGTTACCATGCACGATCGATCACGGACTCTGTCGAAGTTCTGCATCCGCAACCGCGACCACGAGGACGACGTCAACTACACGCTGGAGATGTGTCGGTGGCTGTTGAAGCCGCTCGGCGTGTGGACCCTGATCTACCGTCGCTCCAGCGGACCGCAGAAAGCGCTGTccgtgctgctgctgctgtccTGCGTCTCCTGTCTGCTGTTCATCATGCTGCCCTCGGCGAACAACATCTTCTTCGGGGAGCAGGACATAGACACCAAAGTGAAGCTGCTGGGGCCGGTCAGCTTCTGCGTGTTCTCGATGATCAAGTACGGCTACCTGAGCGCGAAAGGCGAAATCCTGGGTCGCTGCGTCCAGCACGTGGAGAGGGATTGGAGGACGGTGGAGCGGCAGGACCACCGGACCATCATGCTGAAGCAAGCCGCCATCAGCAGACACCTGATCACCATATGCGTGGTTTTCCTGTACACCGGTGGCATGTCCTATCACACGGTGATGCAGTTCCTGTCGAAGGAGACGCGACAGCGGAACGTCACCGTCAGGCCTCTCACCTATCCCTGCTTCAACTTCCTCGACGCACAGTCCAGCCCCACCTACGAGATCGTGTTCTTCTTTCACTGCGCCGCGGCGATGGTCATGCAGACCATCACCACCGCAGCGTACAGTCTGGCCGCCACCTTCGTCACCCACATCTGCGGACAGATTCAGATACAAATCGTGCGGCTGCAGAACTTGATCGACGAGGGTCAGGACAAGGACGCTTTCCACCAGCAGATGGCTACCATTGTGAGCAACCACGTGGAGATACTGAG GTTCTCGAAAGACGTGGAAAAGGCGTTACGCGAAGTGTGCTTAATAGAAATCGTGGAGTCAACTTTGATTATTTGTCTCCTCGAATACTATTGCTTGACG GAATGGCAGAAGAGCGACGCCGTCGCGATACTCACGTATTTCATGCTGCTGACGTCCTTCAccttcaacgtattaatatacTGTTACGTAGGTGAAATTCTATCTGAACAG TGCAGTAGAGTGGGCCCAGCATCTTACAATGTGTACTGGTACAATTTACCAGCGAAGAAGGCCTACAATCTGATCCTGTTGAACGCTGTGTCCCTTTACCCGCCCAAGCTGACGGCTGGAAAAATAATCCAGTTGTCTTTTACCACGTTCAGTGCTGTAAGTAATTCGTTGCTGCAGGGAACGGTTCCATTGTACATGGGAGACCATCTGTTTTAG